In a genomic window of Enterobacter asburiae:
- the gdhA gene encoding NADP-specific glutamate dehydrogenase gives MDQTRSLESFLAHVQQRDPHQSEFAQAVREVMTTLWPFLEENPRYRQLSLLERLVEPERVIQFRVTWVDDHNQVQVNRAWRVQFNSAIGPFKGGMRFHPSVNLSILKFLGFEQTFKNALTTLPMGGGKGGSDFDPKGKSEGEVMRFCQALMTELYRHLGPDTDVPAGDIGVGAREVGFMAGMMKKLSNNSACVFTGKGLSFGGSLIRPEATGYGLVYFTEAMLKRHGLGFEGMRVAVSGSGNVAQYAIEKAMQFGARVVTASDSKGTVVDEAGFTAEKLARLCEIKASRDGRLADYAAEFGLTYLEGKQPWGVPVDIALPCATQNELDADAARTLITNGVKAVAEGANMPTTIEATDLFLEAGVLFAPGKAANAGGVATSGLEMAQNAARLGWKAEKVDARLHHIMLDIHHACVEYGGEASQTNYVRGANIAGFVKVADAMIGQGVI, from the coding sequence ATGGATCAGACACGCTCTCTGGAAAGTTTCCTTGCCCATGTTCAGCAGCGCGACCCGCACCAAAGCGAGTTTGCTCAGGCCGTTCGTGAAGTAATGACCACCCTCTGGCCGTTCCTTGAAGAAAACCCGCGCTATCGTCAACTGTCGCTGCTGGAACGTCTGGTTGAGCCAGAACGCGTGATCCAGTTCCGCGTGACCTGGGTGGATGACCATAACCAGGTGCAGGTCAACCGCGCCTGGCGCGTGCAGTTTAACTCCGCCATCGGTCCGTTTAAGGGCGGCATGCGCTTCCACCCTTCCGTGAACCTGTCGATTCTGAAATTCCTCGGCTTTGAGCAGACGTTTAAAAATGCGCTCACCACCCTGCCAATGGGCGGCGGTAAAGGCGGGAGTGATTTCGATCCCAAAGGCAAAAGCGAAGGCGAAGTGATGCGTTTCTGTCAGGCGCTGATGACCGAGCTCTACCGCCACCTCGGCCCGGACACCGACGTACCGGCGGGGGATATCGGCGTGGGGGCCCGCGAAGTGGGCTTTATGGCCGGGATGATGAAAAAACTCTCCAATAACAGCGCCTGCGTCTTTACCGGTAAAGGGCTTTCGTTTGGCGGCAGTCTGATCCGCCCGGAGGCGACCGGCTACGGCCTGGTTTACTTCACCGAGGCAATGCTCAAGCGTCACGGCTTAGGTTTTGAAGGGATGCGCGTGGCGGTTTCCGGCTCCGGTAACGTGGCGCAGTACGCTATCGAAAAAGCGATGCAGTTTGGCGCCCGCGTGGTGACGGCCTCCGACTCTAAGGGCACGGTCGTGGATGAAGCGGGCTTTACGGCTGAGAAGCTGGCGCGCCTGTGCGAAATCAAAGCCAGCCGCGATGGCAGACTTGCCGATTATGCCGCAGAGTTTGGCCTGACGTATCTGGAAGGTAAACAGCCGTGGGGCGTGCCGGTGGATATCGCCCTGCCGTGCGCCACGCAAAACGAGCTGGACGCGGACGCCGCGCGCACGCTGATTACCAACGGCGTGAAGGCGGTAGCCGAAGGGGCGAATATGCCGACCACTATCGAGGCGACGGATCTGTTCCTGGAAGCGGGCGTGCTGTTTGCGCCGGGCAAGGCCGCTAACGCGGGCGGCGTGGCAACGTCCGGTCTGGAGATGGCGCAAAACGCCGCGCGTCTCGGCTGGAAGGCGGAGAAAGTGGATGCCCGTCTGCACCACATCATGCTGGATATTCACCACGCCTGCGTGGAGTACGGCGGTGAAGCGTCACAGACCAACTACGTGCGCGGCGCGAATATTGCCGGGTTCGTGAAGGTAGCGGATGCGATGATTGGGCAGGGTGTGATTTAA
- a CDS encoding YnjH family protein, with amino-acid sequence MNRYVMAALSLMLTAGAQADRIRPDVEVNVPPEVFSSSGQRAQPCNQCCIYQDQNYSEGAVVKADGVLLQCQRDERTISTNPLVWRRVKE; translated from the coding sequence ATGAACCGTTACGTGATGGCCGCGTTATCATTGATGTTGACCGCAGGCGCGCAGGCTGACCGCATTCGCCCGGATGTAGAAGTGAATGTGCCGCCGGAGGTGTTTAGCTCCAGCGGCCAGCGCGCGCAGCCGTGTAACCAGTGCTGCATCTACCAGGATCAAAACTATTCTGAAGGGGCCGTCGTGAAGGCCGATGGCGTGCTGCTCCAGTGCCAGCGCGATGAACGTACCATCAGCACGAATCCGCTGGTCTGGCGGCGCGTAAAAGAATAA
- a CDS encoding pyrimidine (deoxy)nucleoside triphosphate diphosphatase gives MLKTVDVVAAIIEKDDKILLAQRPAHADQPGMWEFAGGKVEAGETHPEALIRELREELGIEAQPEQYVASHQREVSQRLINLHAWHVPTFSGELTAHYHSALVWCTPEEALCYSLAPADIPLLEAFILLRAARPADSC, from the coding sequence ATGCTAAAAACAGTCGATGTCGTTGCGGCCATCATCGAAAAAGACGACAAAATTTTACTGGCGCAGCGCCCTGCTCACGCCGACCAGCCGGGTATGTGGGAGTTCGCTGGCGGCAAAGTGGAGGCCGGAGAAACCCATCCCGAGGCGCTTATCCGCGAGCTGCGTGAAGAGCTGGGTATTGAGGCACAGCCTGAGCAGTACGTGGCAAGCCATCAGCGCGAGGTATCACAGCGGTTAATTAACCTGCATGCCTGGCACGTGCCCACCTTCAGCGGAGAGTTAACGGCGCACTACCACAGCGCGCTGGTGTGGTGTACGCCGGAAGAGGCGCTTTGCTACAGCCTGGCCCCTGCGGATATCCCGCTGCTGGAGGCGTTTATTCTTTTACGCGCCGCCAGACCAGCGGATTCGTGCTGA
- a CDS encoding carboxymuconolactone decarboxylase family protein, producing MKETSTWVEPIPTLPASVKPIAAAQRKHFGAVLNPTRWWGRMPRLFWLVALFVAFLERRKARLTPVLRSLLMTRVSQLCHCAFCIDANSLRLAERCGALDKVQAVSGWTDSDLFSEQERAALAYAEAVTATPPRVDEAVKTAMKRHFTDDAITEMTALIAFQNLSARFNAALDIPAQGLCATFKGKPDA from the coding sequence GTGAAAGAGACGTCCACCTGGGTAGAGCCCATCCCAACCCTTCCGGCGAGCGTAAAACCCATTGCCGCCGCGCAGCGAAAACACTTCGGCGCCGTGCTGAACCCCACGCGCTGGTGGGGACGCATGCCGCGTCTGTTCTGGCTGGTCGCCTTGTTCGTGGCCTTTCTGGAGCGCAGAAAAGCGCGCCTGACGCCAGTGCTGCGCTCGCTGCTCATGACGCGCGTATCGCAGCTGTGCCACTGTGCGTTCTGCATTGATGCCAACAGCCTGCGCCTGGCCGAGCGCTGCGGCGCGCTGGATAAAGTCCAGGCCGTGAGCGGCTGGACTGATTCTGACTTGTTCAGTGAACAGGAGCGCGCGGCACTGGCCTATGCGGAGGCGGTGACCGCCACGCCACCCCGGGTGGATGAGGCCGTCAAAACGGCGATGAAACGCCACTTTACGGATGATGCCATCACTGAAATGACGGCACTCATTGCTTTTCAGAATCTCTCGGCCCGGTTTAATGCCGCGCTGGATATTCCGGCTCAGGGGCTGTGCGCCACGTTTAAAGGGAAGCCAGATGCTTGA
- a CDS encoding CDP-alcohol phosphatidyltransferase family protein has protein sequence MLDRHLHPRVKPALNRLVSMLDKPGITPDGLTLAGFAIGLLALPFLALGWYLAALVAIVLNRLLDGLDGALARRRGLTDAGGFLDIALDFLFYALVPFGFALAAPAENTLAAAWLLFAFIGTGSSFLAFAALAAKHNIDNPGYAHKSFYYIGGLTEGTETIALFVLCCLFPAHFTLFAWIFGALCWLTTTTRIWSGYVTLKSLAP, from the coding sequence ATGCTTGACCGTCACCTGCACCCGCGGGTAAAGCCCGCTCTGAACCGTCTGGTTTCCATGCTGGATAAGCCGGGCATTACGCCCGACGGGCTAACGCTTGCCGGGTTTGCCATCGGCCTGCTGGCGCTGCCGTTTCTGGCCCTCGGCTGGTATCTGGCGGCGCTGGTTGCCATCGTTCTGAACCGCCTGCTGGATGGTCTGGACGGCGCGCTGGCGCGTCGGAGAGGGCTGACGGATGCGGGAGGGTTTCTGGATATCGCCCTCGATTTTCTGTTCTACGCGCTGGTGCCGTTTGGCTTTGCGCTGGCTGCACCCGCAGAGAATACGCTGGCCGCCGCCTGGCTGCTGTTTGCGTTTATCGGTACCGGCAGCAGTTTTCTGGCCTTTGCCGCGCTGGCCGCGAAGCATAACATCGACAACCCCGGCTATGCGCACAAGTCGTTTTACTATATCGGCGGATTAACGGAAGGGACGGAAACCATCGCGCTGTTCGTGCTGTGCTGCCTGTTTCCGGCCCACTTTACGCTGTTCGCGTGGATATTCGGCGCGCTGTGCTGGCTGACCACCACAACGCGCATCTGGAGCGGCTACGTGACGCTGAAGTCACTCGCCCCTTAG
- a CDS encoding sulfurtransferase: MKRVSQLTALALICGLASFSSLAADMTNTMTLSQLQAQHGAAIDTRPSAFYNGWPQTLSGPSGHEPKALNLAAAWLDAMSDEQIALWARQHQLTPGTAIALYGDSGASQAVKARLEKVGYRHVSLLSDALQVPDRLQRLAHFEQLVYPQWIHQLQQGKPVTAAPAGEWKVIEAAWGAPKFYLLNHIPGAGYIDTNEVESEPLWNKVSDERLKAMLAKHGIRHDTTVILYGRDVYAAARVAQIMLYAGVKDVRILDGGWKAWSDAGLPVERGMPAKVAPAADFGAPIPGQPQLMVDMEQARGMLHRQDASLVSIRSWPEFIGETSGYSYIKPKGEIAGARWGHAGSDATHMEDFHNPDGTMRSADDIAAQWKSWNILPEQQVAFYCGTGWRASETFMYARAMGWKHVSVYDGGWYEWSSHPQNPVTTGERGPESTL; encoded by the coding sequence ATGAAACGTGTTTCTCAACTGACCGCGCTGGCCCTGATCTGCGGCCTCGCCTCTTTTTCCTCTCTGGCAGCTGATATGACCAATACGATGACGCTGTCTCAGCTTCAGGCACAGCACGGCGCGGCAATCGACACCCGCCCCAGCGCCTTCTATAACGGCTGGCCGCAGACCCTCAGCGGCCCATCCGGGCATGAACCCAAAGCGCTCAACCTGGCTGCCGCCTGGCTTGATGCAATGAGCGACGAGCAGATTGCGCTTTGGGCCAGGCAGCATCAGCTGACGCCGGGGACGGCCATCGCGCTATACGGCGACAGTGGCGCCAGCCAGGCGGTGAAAGCCCGCCTGGAGAAAGTCGGATACCGCCACGTTTCGCTTCTCAGCGATGCCCTGCAGGTGCCCGACCGCCTTCAGCGTCTGGCGCACTTTGAACAGCTCGTCTACCCGCAGTGGATCCACCAGCTCCAGCAGGGTAAACCGGTGACCGCCGCGCCGGCGGGCGAATGGAAAGTTATTGAAGCTGCCTGGGGCGCGCCGAAGTTTTACCTGCTGAACCACATTCCCGGCGCGGGCTACATCGACACTAATGAGGTGGAAAGCGAGCCGCTGTGGAATAAAGTCTCCGACGAAAGACTGAAAGCGATGCTGGCAAAGCACGGGATCCGTCACGATACCACCGTCATTCTGTATGGCCGTGACGTTTACGCCGCCGCGCGCGTGGCACAGATTATGCTGTACGCGGGCGTGAAGGATGTGCGCATTCTCGATGGCGGCTGGAAGGCGTGGTCAGATGCCGGTCTGCCAGTTGAGCGCGGCATGCCCGCTAAAGTAGCTCCGGCCGCTGATTTTGGCGCGCCGATCCCCGGCCAGCCGCAGCTGATGGTGGATATGGAACAGGCGCGCGGCATGCTGCACCGCCAGGATGCCTCCCTGGTCAGCATTCGTTCGTGGCCGGAGTTTATCGGCGAAACCAGCGGCTACAGCTACATCAAGCCAAAAGGTGAAATTGCCGGCGCCCGCTGGGGCCATGCGGGCAGCGATGCCACCCATATGGAAGACTTCCATAACCCGGATGGCACCATGCGCAGCGCGGACGATATCGCCGCCCAGTGGAAAAGCTGGAACATCCTGCCGGAACAGCAGGTCGCGTTTTACTGCGGCACCGGCTGGCGAGCGTCAGAAACCTTTATGTACGCCCGGGCGATGGGCTGGAAGCACGTCTCCGTCTATGACGGCGGCTGGTATGAATGGAGCAGCCACCCGCAGAACCCGGTCACTACCGGCGAGCGCGGGCCGGAAAGCACTCTCTAA
- a CDS encoding ATP-binding cassette domain-containing protein encodes MLKVSNLTIEPLFRGVNFCVPRGEIVTLMGPSGSGKSTLFAWMAGALSDEFQARGEMWLDERRCDGLPVESRGLGILFQDALLFDPFSVGQNLMLALPERIVGRARREAVEQALASAGLSGHYASDPATLSGGERARVSLLRALLAEPQALLLDEPFSRLDKALRTTFRAWVFDTVRARNIPVVLVTHDEDDIPPGGEVMEISRWQ; translated from the coding sequence ATGCTGAAGGTAAGCAATCTCACCATCGAACCGCTTTTCCGCGGGGTCAATTTTTGCGTACCCCGCGGGGAGATTGTCACCCTGATGGGGCCGTCCGGCAGCGGCAAATCGACCCTTTTTGCCTGGATGGCCGGCGCGCTGTCAGACGAGTTTCAGGCGCGGGGCGAAATGTGGCTCGACGAACGCCGCTGCGACGGTTTGCCCGTCGAATCCCGCGGTCTGGGCATTCTTTTTCAGGACGCGCTGCTGTTTGACCCGTTCAGCGTCGGGCAGAATTTGATGCTGGCGCTGCCCGAGCGGATCGTCGGACGCGCGCGTCGGGAAGCGGTCGAGCAGGCGCTGGCTTCCGCCGGGCTGAGCGGTCATTACGCCAGCGATCCGGCCACGCTTTCCGGCGGCGAGCGTGCCCGGGTTAGCCTGCTGCGCGCTCTGCTCGCAGAGCCGCAGGCGCTGCTGCTGGACGAACCGTTCAGCCGCCTTGATAAAGCGTTACGCACGACGTTCCGGGCATGGGTGTTTGACACCGTCCGCGCGCGCAATATTCCGGTGGTGCTGGTCACCCATGACGAGGACGATATTCCGCCCGGCGGCGAGGTGATGGAGATTTCTCGCTGGCAATAA
- a CDS encoding thiamine ABC transporter permease, with translation MAASLRHPLSWLVWLAMAVIYLPILPAGAMLFAPAFSVTNWQRLLNDPQLPQAAVATLVSTLIATLGALFIALSLVALFWPGNRWRRLSTRLPWLLAIPHVAFATSALLLFAEGGLLYQVCTVCSPPFDRYGAGLGLTLAVKESAFVLWAIYAVLPEKGLAQQKIVLQTFGYGRFQTLSWLILPAIAPVLGAVMLAVLAWSLSVVDVAIVLGPGNPPTLAVLAWQWLSQGDTQQQAKGTLLCLLLLCLLAVLAALGYGLWKAWRRAIPDQTGTRRRSHIVLPERAFSGFLPACGILCAAVLLMLAQRDDVGPVGISLSFGLLSSLIALIVIFLWLEWGPQRGAAWVWLPLALPALPLVTGQYAVALHLGLDGRFAAVLWSHLLWVLPWMLLVLQPAWRQIDPRLILTARTLGWRREKIFLLLKCPMLVRPALLAFATGFSVSMAQYMPTLWLGAGRFATLTTETVALSSGGSIPVLANRALGLLLVTGVVFGLAALLSRLAGRYRQGLR, from the coding sequence ATGGCTGCGTCGTTACGGCACCCGTTAAGCTGGCTTGTCTGGCTGGCGATGGCGGTGATTTATCTGCCGATCCTGCCCGCTGGCGCCATGCTGTTCGCACCGGCCTTTTCCGTAACGAACTGGCAGCGGCTGCTGAACGATCCGCAGCTGCCGCAGGCAGCCGTAGCCACGCTGGTCTCAACGCTTATCGCCACGCTGGGGGCCTTGTTTATCGCCCTTTCTCTCGTGGCCCTTTTCTGGCCCGGCAACCGCTGGCGGCGCCTCAGCACGCGCCTGCCGTGGCTGCTGGCGATCCCCCACGTAGCCTTCGCCACCAGCGCGCTACTGCTGTTTGCCGAGGGCGGTCTGTTGTATCAGGTTTGTACCGTCTGTTCGCCGCCGTTTGACCGCTACGGCGCCGGGCTGGGCCTGACGCTCGCGGTCAAAGAGAGCGCGTTTGTGCTGTGGGCGATTTACGCCGTGCTGCCGGAAAAAGGGCTCGCGCAGCAGAAGATCGTCCTGCAGACCTTCGGCTACGGGCGTTTTCAGACGCTCAGCTGGCTGATCCTTCCGGCGATCGCGCCCGTTCTCGGGGCGGTGATGCTGGCGGTGCTGGCGTGGTCGCTGTCGGTCGTGGACGTGGCGATCGTTCTCGGGCCCGGCAACCCGCCCACGCTGGCCGTGCTGGCCTGGCAGTGGCTGAGCCAGGGCGACACGCAGCAGCAGGCAAAAGGGACGCTGCTGTGCCTGCTGCTCCTTTGCCTGCTGGCCGTGCTTGCCGCGCTGGGGTACGGTCTGTGGAAGGCCTGGCGTCGCGCGATTCCAGACCAGACAGGTACGCGTCGCAGGTCGCATATCGTGCTGCCTGAACGCGCATTCAGCGGGTTTCTGCCCGCCTGCGGCATCCTGTGCGCCGCCGTGCTGTTGATGCTGGCGCAACGGGACGACGTGGGTCCCGTGGGCATCAGCCTTTCCTTCGGTCTGCTTTCGAGCCTTATCGCCCTTATCGTCATTTTTCTCTGGCTGGAATGGGGGCCGCAACGAGGCGCGGCGTGGGTGTGGTTACCGCTCGCCCTTCCGGCCCTGCCGCTCGTCACCGGGCAATACGCGGTTGCTTTGCATCTGGGGCTCGATGGACGCTTTGCCGCCGTCCTCTGGAGCCATCTTCTGTGGGTGCTACCGTGGATGCTGCTGGTGCTGCAACCGGCCTGGCGGCAGATCGATCCCCGGCTTATCCTTACCGCCAGAACGCTCGGCTGGCGGCGGGAAAAAATATTCTTACTGCTGAAATGCCCCATGCTGGTGCGCCCTGCGCTGCTGGCCTTTGCCACCGGATTTTCCGTCAGCATGGCGCAATATATGCCGACGCTCTGGCTGGGCGCGGGGCGTTTCGCCACGCTGACCACTGAGACCGTCGCGCTCAGCAGCGGGGGCAGTATCCCGGTTCTCGCGAACCGTGCCCTGGGATTATTGCTCGTCACGGGCGTCGTATTCGGCCTTGCCGCGCTGTTATCCCGGCTCGCGGGCCGCTACCGTCAAGGATTACGTTAA
- a CDS encoding ABC transporter substrate-binding protein produces MRRVRFCTFLTGLLLAAPLYAAEGWQTVQQQAKGQTVWFNAWGGDPAVNRYLEWVSGEMQTHYAITLKIVPLADAADAVKRIQTEATSGRKTNGSVDLLWVNGENFRTLKEANLLQTGWAQRLPNWRYVDTRKPVTEDFAIPTDGAESPWGGAQLTFIARRVSMPTPPEDPQALLAYAQQHPGKVSYPRPPDFTGTAFLEQLLLTLAAHPEALQKAPDATFAQVTAPLWAYLDKLHPLLWREGKDFPPSPARMDALLASGSLNLSLTFNPAHAQQKVASGELPADSYSFGFRDGMLGNVHFVAVPANASASAGAKVVANFLLSPQAQIRKADPAVWGDPSVLDAKTLPEGEAKQLMVHTPQGLPKMLAEPQSAWVNALEQEWLRRYGTR; encoded by the coding sequence ATGCGCCGTGTGCGTTTTTGCACGTTTCTGACCGGTCTGCTGTTGGCAGCCCCCCTCTATGCCGCCGAAGGCTGGCAAACTGTTCAACAGCAGGCCAAAGGCCAGACCGTCTGGTTTAACGCCTGGGGCGGCGATCCGGCGGTCAACCGCTACCTTGAGTGGGTTAGCGGTGAGATGCAAACGCACTATGCCATTACGCTAAAAATCGTCCCGCTGGCGGATGCCGCCGATGCGGTCAAACGTATCCAGACCGAAGCCACTTCAGGGCGAAAGACCAACGGCTCGGTCGACCTGCTGTGGGTCAACGGCGAAAACTTCCGCACCCTGAAAGAGGCTAACCTGCTGCAAACCGGGTGGGCGCAGAGGTTGCCTAACTGGCGCTATGTCGATACCCGCAAACCCGTCACGGAAGATTTTGCCATTCCCACAGACGGCGCGGAGTCGCCGTGGGGCGGCGCGCAGCTGACCTTTATCGCCCGCCGGGTCAGCATGCCGACGCCGCCAGAAGATCCTCAGGCGCTGCTGGCGTACGCGCAGCAGCACCCGGGCAAAGTCAGCTATCCTCGCCCGCCCGATTTTACCGGCACGGCCTTTCTGGAGCAGCTGCTGCTGACGCTTGCGGCGCATCCCGAGGCGTTACAAAAAGCGCCTGACGCTACGTTTGCTCAGGTTACGGCGCCGCTCTGGGCCTACCTCGATAAGCTGCACCCGCTGCTGTGGCGTGAAGGAAAAGATTTCCCTCCCTCGCCCGCCCGGATGGATGCCCTGCTTGCCAGCGGCAGCCTGAACCTGTCGCTGACCTTTAACCCGGCGCACGCGCAGCAAAAAGTGGCGAGCGGCGAGCTGCCTGCCGACAGCTACAGCTTTGGTTTTCGCGACGGGATGCTCGGCAACGTGCATTTTGTGGCTGTTCCGGCCAATGCCAGCGCGAGTGCGGGGGCGAAAGTGGTCGCCAATTTCCTGCTGTCGCCGCAGGCGCAGATCCGCAAGGCCGACCCGGCAGTCTGGGGAGATCCGAGCGTGCTGGATGCGAAAACGCTGCCCGAAGGTGAAGCGAAACAGCTGATGGTCCATACGCCTCAGGGATTGCCGAAGATGCTCGCGGAGCCGCAGTCCGCCTGGGTGAACGCGCTGGAGCAGGAATGGCTGCGTCGTTACGGCACCCGTTAA
- a CDS encoding TVP38/TMEM64 family protein, with product MNMRKTLFLCALLGAFLMTFVFLPPDTLSLAGIKTHQQTLLSHVDRAPLRSALIFFALYVAVSALSIPGAAVLTLLGGALFTLWEGTVLVSFASTLGATLAMLASRYLLRDWVQRQFARQMTTVNAGMARDGTGYLFALRLMPLFPFFLVNLLMGLTRITVRRYWWVSQVAMLPATVVFLNAGRELGKVASLRDILSPGMVFAFTLLGLLPLATRRLLSRYLPSAKK from the coding sequence GTGAACATGCGAAAAACACTTTTCCTGTGCGCCCTTCTGGGCGCATTTCTTATGACATTTGTCTTTCTGCCGCCTGACACGCTCTCTCTGGCAGGAATTAAAACGCATCAGCAGACGTTACTCTCCCATGTCGACCGCGCGCCGCTGCGTAGCGCGCTGATCTTCTTTGCGCTTTATGTTGCGGTTTCCGCCCTGTCGATACCCGGCGCAGCAGTTCTGACCCTGCTGGGCGGGGCGTTATTCACGCTGTGGGAAGGCACCGTGCTGGTTTCGTTTGCCTCCACGCTCGGGGCCACGCTGGCGATGCTCGCCAGCCGTTACCTGCTGCGCGACTGGGTGCAACGGCAGTTTGCCCGTCAGATGACAACGGTGAATGCCGGCATGGCGCGCGACGGCACGGGGTATCTTTTTGCCCTGCGCCTGATGCCGCTGTTCCCGTTTTTTCTGGTGAATTTGCTCATGGGGCTGACACGCATCACGGTGCGGCGCTACTGGTGGGTCAGCCAAGTCGCCATGCTGCCCGCGACGGTTGTCTTTCTGAACGCCGGGCGGGAGCTGGGAAAAGTGGCATCGCTTCGCGATATTTTGTCGCCGGGCATGGTATTCGCCTTTACACTACTGGGGTTATTACCGCTGGCCACGCGCCGGCTCTTATCCCGCTATCTCCCTTCTGCTAAAAAGTGA
- the xthA gene encoding exodeoxyribonuclease III — protein MKFVSFNINGLRARPHQLEAIVEQHQPDVIGLQETKVHDDMFPLEEVAKLGYNVFYHGQKGHYGVALLTKDTPVSVRRGFPGDGEEAQRRIIMAEVPSALGNITVINGYFPQGESRDHETKFPAKAKFYQDLQNYLTTELKKENPVLIMGDMNISPTDLDIGIGEENRKRWLRTGKCSFLPEEREWMERLLGWGLVDTFRSANPETQDRFSWFDYRSKGFDDNRGLRIDLLLASTPLAERCIETGIDYDIRSMEKPSDHAPVWAKFKL, from the coding sequence ATGAAATTTGTCTCTTTTAATATCAACGGCCTGCGCGCCCGCCCCCATCAGCTTGAAGCCATTGTTGAGCAACATCAGCCAGATGTGATCGGCCTGCAGGAGACCAAGGTTCACGACGACATGTTCCCCCTCGAAGAGGTGGCGAAACTTGGCTATAACGTCTTTTACCACGGTCAGAAAGGTCACTATGGCGTCGCGCTGCTCACCAAAGATACGCCGGTTTCCGTGCGCCGCGGCTTCCCCGGCGACGGAGAAGAAGCGCAGCGCCGCATCATCATGGCGGAAGTGCCTTCCGCGCTCGGGAACATCACGGTCATTAACGGCTATTTCCCGCAGGGCGAGAGCCGCGATCACGAGACAAAATTCCCGGCCAAAGCGAAGTTTTATCAGGATCTACAGAATTACCTGACGACCGAACTGAAAAAAGAGAATCCGGTGCTGATCATGGGCGACATGAACATCAGCCCGACGGATCTCGATATCGGCATCGGCGAAGAGAACCGCAAGCGCTGGCTGCGCACCGGCAAATGTTCTTTCCTGCCGGAAGAGCGTGAGTGGATGGAGCGCCTGCTGGGCTGGGGCCTGGTGGATACCTTCCGCAGTGCCAACCCGGAAACGCAGGATCGCTTCTCGTGGTTTGACTACCGCTCAAAGGGCTTTGACGACAACCGCGGCCTGCGTATCGATCTGCTGCTGGCCAGCACGCCGCTGGCAGAGCGCTGCATCGAAACCGGAATCGACTACGACATCCGCAGCATGGAAAAACCGTCGGACCACGCGCCAGTATGGGCTAAATTCAAGCTGTAA
- a CDS encoding aspartate aminotransferase family protein, with protein MSLSITRENFDEWMMPVYAPAAFIPVRGEGSRLWDQQGKEYIDFAGGIAVNALGHAHPALRQALNDQAAKFWHTGNGFTNEPALRLAKKLIDATFAEKVFFCNSGAEANEAALKLARKYAHDKFGTHKSGIVAFKNAFHGRTLFTVSAGGQPSYSQDFAPLPPDIRHGIYNDLQSASELINDTTCAVIVEPMQGEGGVLPAQKAFLQGLRELCDRHNAVLIFDEVQTGVGRTGELYAYMHYGVTPDVLSTAKALGGGFPIGATLTTDKFASVMTVGTHGTTYGGNPLATAVAGQVLDIINTPEVLKGVKQRHEWFVERLNAINGKLGLFKEIRGLGLLIGCELTAEFAGKAKLISQEAAKVGVMVLIAGANVVRFAPALIVSEEEVQTGLDRFALACEKVKSGVSS; from the coding sequence ATGTCTCTGTCAATTACGCGTGAAAATTTCGATGAATGGATGATGCCGGTTTACGCTCCGGCGGCTTTTATTCCGGTTCGCGGGGAAGGCTCACGCCTGTGGGATCAGCAGGGTAAAGAGTATATCGACTTTGCAGGTGGGATTGCGGTCAATGCGCTGGGTCATGCGCACCCTGCGCTGCGTCAGGCGCTGAATGACCAGGCGGCGAAGTTCTGGCATACCGGCAATGGCTTTACCAACGAACCCGCACTGCGCCTGGCGAAAAAGCTGATTGACGCGACATTTGCCGAAAAAGTCTTTTTCTGTAACTCCGGGGCGGAAGCCAATGAAGCGGCGCTGAAGCTGGCGCGCAAATATGCCCACGATAAGTTTGGTACGCACAAAAGTGGGATTGTGGCGTTTAAAAATGCCTTCCATGGACGCACGCTCTTTACCGTGAGCGCGGGCGGCCAGCCTTCTTATTCACAGGATTTTGCCCCGCTGCCGCCGGATATTCGCCACGGCATCTATAACGACCTGCAGTCCGCCAGCGAGCTGATTAACGACACCACCTGCGCGGTGATCGTCGAGCCGATGCAGGGCGAGGGCGGCGTGCTTCCGGCGCAAAAGGCATTCCTTCAGGGGCTGCGCGAGCTGTGCGACCGTCACAACGCGGTCCTGATCTTCGACGAAGTGCAGACCGGCGTGGGCCGCACCGGCGAGCTGTATGCCTATATGCACTACGGCGTGACGCCGGACGTGCTCTCTACCGCCAAAGCGCTGGGCGGCGGCTTCCCGATTGGCGCGACGCTGACTACCGATAAATTCGCCAGCGTGATGACCGTGGGCACGCACGGCACGACCTACGGCGGCAACCCGCTGGCGACCGCCGTCGCCGGACAGGTTCTTGACATCATTAACACACCTGAGGTGCTGAAGGGCGTTAAACAGCGTCACGAGTGGTTCGTTGAGCGCCTGAACGCCATCAACGGCAAGCTTGGCCTGTTTAAAGAAATTCGCGGTCTGGGGCTGTTAATCGGCTGCGAGCTCACCGCTGAGTTTGCCGGAAAAGCTAAACTTATTTCACAGGAAGCGGCAAAAGTGGGCGTGATGGTGCTGATTGCCGGTGCCAACGTGGTGCGTTTTGCGCCTGCGCTGATCGTCAGCGAGGAAGAGGTGCAAACCGGTCTGGACCGTTTTGCGCTGGCGTGTGAAAAGGTGAAATCCGGGGTGTCATCATGA